A part of Aquaspirillum sp. LM1 genomic DNA contains:
- a CDS encoding ferritin-like protein: MLSIKPEFMRRLRAATTVAEVQSMVTAAYTLELATIPTYLTGAFSVKPGFNPEALALVQSVAYEEMLHLTLACNLLIAIGGTPAILDTGLSLEFPTPLPMCVDEGLTVALGAMTPEQVYTVFMGIEHPDTQAILPGEQTVSALMLQKQSQGYESIGDFYQAILDKLAELEAAGLAPFGQPNLDNQVDIRPWFPHVECGDGKVSNMETARAIVAVILAQGEGAQIGDDPIDPHGGFAGSFAHYFKFGEIYFGKRLVADAQAASGWSYSGAPVALDPEGVYRFLPNAAVSDYVPGTAVHTAAADFFNSYKRLLTSLDQVFNGAPEKLKSALAIMYELKLLAQKVVQFPAYPDQPASYVAAPPFMLNKKPA; this comes from the coding sequence ATGCTGTCAATCAAACCCGAATTCATGCGGCGCTTGCGCGCTGCCACCACGGTGGCTGAAGTGCAGTCCATGGTGACTGCGGCTTACACCCTGGAGTTGGCCACCATTCCCACTTACCTGACCGGCGCATTTTCGGTGAAACCGGGGTTCAATCCGGAAGCCCTGGCCCTGGTCCAGTCGGTGGCGTATGAAGAAATGCTCCACCTGACCCTGGCCTGTAATCTGCTGATTGCCATTGGCGGCACCCCGGCCATTCTGGATACCGGCTTGAGCCTGGAATTTCCCACCCCACTGCCGATGTGCGTGGACGAAGGCCTCACGGTTGCGCTGGGTGCCATGACCCCCGAGCAGGTGTACACCGTGTTCATGGGCATTGAGCACCCGGACACCCAGGCTATTTTGCCGGGTGAACAAACCGTCAGCGCGCTGATGCTGCAAAAGCAAAGCCAGGGTTATGAGTCGATCGGGGATTTCTACCAAGCGATTCTGGACAAGCTGGCAGAGCTGGAAGCCGCAGGCCTGGCCCCGTTTGGCCAGCCCAATCTGGACAACCAGGTGGATATCCGGCCATGGTTTCCGCATGTGGAATGCGGCGACGGAAAAGTCAGCAATATGGAGACGGCCCGGGCGATTGTGGCGGTGATTCTGGCCCAGGGCGAGGGCGCGCAAATTGGCGACGATCCGATTGATCCGCACGGTGGCTTTGCCGGTTCTTTCGCCCATTATTTCAAGTTTGGCGAGATTTATTTTGGCAAGCGCCTGGTGGCCGATGCCCAGGCGGCGTCTGGCTGGTCGTATAGCGGTGCGCCTGTCGCGCTGGATCCGGAGGGGGTATACCGTTTTCTGCCCAATGCCGCCGTCAGCGATTATGTGCCCGGTACAGCAGTGCATACCGCCGCAGCGGATTTCTTCAATTCTTACAAGCGGCTGCTGACCTCGCTGGATCAGGTATTTAATGGCGCGCCGGAAAAACTCAAATCCGCCCTGGCCATCATGTACGAACTGAAGCTGCTGGCGCAAAAAGTGGTGCAGTTCCCGGCTTACCCGGATCAACCGGCAAGCTATGTGGCCGCGCCGCCGTTCATGTTGAACAAAAAACCGGCCTGA
- a CDS encoding 3-dehydroquinate synthase, producing MHCIQQEFTVRYRFPVIFTQDVFAIDNPVLADVLCQGGHPHNKILLVLDSEVARLHPDLPDAIHRYAQAHQPLMTLVAPPFVVRGGEICKHDPQEVAQIHALVERHQIDRHAYILAIGGGAVLDAVGYAAATAHRGVRLIRLPSTVLAQNDAGIGVKNGVNAFGKKNFLGSFAPPFAVINDRDFLATLPARSLRAGMAEAVKVALIRDARFFAALDAQRDALARFAPDAMQMMIEHCARLHLAHIAEAGDPFEQGSSRPLDFGHWAAHKLEELSHSQLSHGEAVAIGIALDTLYSAAQGLLPDKDAERVIALLTALGFALDHPALQALDVDTALADFREHLGGALSIPLLAGIGHKQEAHAIEVNTMQRCIAQLHARFGSPVPALSPCLAHSV from the coding sequence ATGCATTGTATCCAGCAGGAATTTACCGTCCGCTATCGTTTTCCGGTGATTTTCACCCAAGATGTCTTTGCGATTGACAACCCGGTTCTGGCGGATGTGCTCTGCCAGGGCGGCCATCCGCACAACAAGATCTTGCTGGTGCTAGACAGCGAAGTAGCGCGTCTGCACCCCGACCTGCCTGACGCCATTCATCGCTATGCCCAGGCGCACCAGCCCCTGATGACGCTGGTGGCACCGCCTTTTGTGGTGCGCGGCGGCGAAATCTGCAAGCACGATCCGCAGGAAGTGGCGCAGATTCATGCGCTGGTGGAACGCCACCAGATTGACCGGCATGCCTACATTCTTGCCATCGGCGGCGGGGCGGTGCTGGATGCGGTGGGCTACGCCGCCGCCACCGCCCATCGCGGGGTGCGGCTGATTCGTCTGCCCAGCACGGTGCTGGCGCAGAACGATGCCGGGATTGGCGTCAAGAACGGGGTCAATGCGTTTGGCAAGAAAAACTTTCTGGGCAGTTTTGCCCCGCCGTTTGCCGTGATCAATGACCGTGATTTTCTCGCTACCCTGCCGGCGCGCAGCCTGCGCGCCGGCATGGCCGAGGCGGTCAAGGTGGCGCTGATTCGCGACGCCCGGTTTTTTGCCGCACTCGACGCCCAGCGTGACGCCCTGGCCCGCTTTGCCCCTGATGCCATGCAAATGATGATCGAGCACTGCGCCAGACTGCATCTGGCACATATCGCCGAAGCGGGCGACCCCTTTGAACAGGGCTCATCGCGCCCGCTGGATTTTGGCCACTGGGCAGCGCACAAGCTGGAAGAATTGTCCCACAGCCAGCTCAGCCACGGCGAGGCCGTCGCCATCGGTATTGCCCTGGACACGCTGTATTCCGCCGCACAGGGCCTGCTGCCCGACAAAGACGCCGAACGGGTGATTGCCTTGCTGACTGCGCTGGGGTTTGCGCTGGATCACCCGGCCTTGCAGGCACTGGATGTTGACACTGCGCTGGCAGATTTTCGTGAGCACCTGGGCGGAGCGCTGTCCATTCCGCTGCTGGCCGGCATTGGCCATAAACAGGAAGCCCACGCCATTGAGGTCAACACCATGCAGCGGTGCATTGCACAGTTGCACGCCCGCTTTGGCTCGCCTGTTCCGGCATTGTCACCCTGTCTGGCCCATTCGGTGTGA
- a CDS encoding TatD family hydrolase, whose translation MSFIDPHIHMVSRTTDDYMKLTISGIRTVVEPAFWAGFDRSAASSFRDYFEQLTVTEPARAARFGVRHYCWLGLNAKEAEDLALAEQVLAFLPEFLDRPNVLGIGEIGLNTNSRNEIATLEKHLDIAVARNELILIHTPHLEDKLKGTRIIMDMIRAEPRIDPARVLIDHAEEHTIGEIKDRGFWFGLTLYPNSKGSPERAIDAVETYGPERLCINSSADWSVSDPLSILKCANEMRRRGHPETAIEQIFAQNPHAFLSQCPKFHHA comes from the coding sequence ATGAGTTTCATTGATCCGCATATCCATATGGTTTCCCGCACCACGGATGACTATATGAAGCTGACCATCAGCGGCATCCGCACCGTGGTCGAGCCGGCATTCTGGGCCGGGTTTGACCGCAGCGCGGCGTCCAGCTTTCGCGATTACTTTGAACAGCTGACCGTCACCGAGCCAGCCCGCGCCGCCCGCTTTGGCGTGCGTCATTATTGCTGGCTGGGCCTGAACGCCAAGGAAGCCGAAGACCTGGCGCTGGCGGAACAGGTGCTGGCTTTTCTGCCGGAGTTTCTCGACCGGCCCAATGTCCTGGGCATTGGCGAAATCGGGCTGAACACCAACAGCCGCAATGAGATTGCCACGCTGGAAAAACACCTGGACATCGCCGTGGCGCGCAATGAGCTGATTCTGATCCACACCCCGCACCTGGAAGACAAGCTCAAGGGCACCCGCATCATCATGGACATGATTCGCGCCGAACCGCGCATCGACCCGGCGCGGGTGCTGATTGACCATGCCGAAGAACACACCATTGGCGAAATCAAGGACCGGGGTTTCTGGTTTGGCCTGACGCTGTATCCCAATTCCAAAGGCAGCCCGGAACGGGCGATTGACGCCGTGGAAACCTATGGCCCTGAGCGGCTGTGCATCAATTCATCCGCCGACTGGAGCGTCAGCGACCCGCTGTCCATTTTGAAATGTGCCAATGAAATGCGTCGACGTGGCCACCCGGAAACTGCCATCGAGCAGATTTTTGCCCAAAACCCACACGCCTTTCTCAGCCAATGTCCCAAGTTCCACCACGCCTGA
- the eboE gene encoding metabolite traffic protein EboE, translating into MSQVPPRLITYCSNVHAGESWSAVWAALQQHIPPIKAALSPDRPFPIGLRLSCQAADELTPADMAQFANWLAAQGCYVPSLNGFPYGEFHGARVKEQVYLPDWRSPERARYSMRLADILATWLPAGHMGSISSVPLGFKHALPERELPAVRQQLLDTLRHLHTLHHTLGKEIVLALEPEPGCLLETTDEVCQFFAWLDLPDALRPYLGVCYDCCHQAVQFENPATSLAQLQAAGIRIAKVQVSSALHLDAPTPAQLQRFDEARYLHQVVIQTAEGTLLRFDDLPEALASHPAQAGERWRCHFHLPIFLGALDGGMATTQPFIKALLPLLPAELLLEVETYTWDVLPAALRGEPLTQAIIRELQWLKEHCDAT; encoded by the coding sequence ATGTCCCAAGTTCCACCACGCCTGATCACCTACTGCAGCAATGTCCATGCCGGAGAAAGCTGGTCAGCGGTGTGGGCCGCCTTGCAGCAGCATATTCCGCCCATCAAGGCGGCGCTGTCGCCTGACCGGCCTTTCCCGATTGGCTTGCGCCTGTCATGCCAGGCAGCGGACGAGCTGACGCCTGCGGATATGGCGCAGTTTGCCAACTGGCTGGCAGCGCAGGGGTGTTATGTGCCCAGCCTGAATGGCTTTCCCTACGGCGAGTTTCATGGCGCTCGGGTGAAGGAGCAGGTTTACCTGCCCGACTGGCGCAGCCCGGAGCGGGCGCGCTACAGCATGCGCCTGGCGGACATCCTGGCCACCTGGCTGCCGGCTGGGCACATGGGCTCGATTTCCAGCGTGCCGCTGGGGTTCAAGCACGCGCTGCCTGAGCGTGAACTGCCCGCCGTGCGCCAGCAACTGCTGGACACCCTGCGCCATTTGCACACCCTGCACCACACGCTGGGCAAGGAAATCGTGCTGGCGCTGGAGCCCGAGCCGGGTTGCCTGCTGGAAACCACCGATGAGGTTTGTCAGTTTTTTGCCTGGCTGGATCTGCCGGATGCCCTGCGCCCCTACCTGGGCGTGTGCTACGACTGCTGCCATCAGGCGGTTCAGTTCGAGAACCCCGCCACCTCATTGGCGCAGTTGCAGGCAGCCGGCATCCGGATTGCCAAGGTGCAGGTGTCTTCAGCGCTGCATCTGGATGCGCCAACGCCGGCCCAGCTTCAGCGCTTTGACGAAGCGCGCTATCTGCATCAGGTGGTGATCCAGACCGCAGAGGGCACGCTGTTGCGCTTTGACGATCTGCCCGAGGCACTGGCCAGCCATCCCGCCCAGGCTGGCGAGCGCTGGCGCTGCCATTTTCATCTGCCGATTTTTCTGGGGGCGCTGGATGGTGGCATGGCTACCACCCAGCCATTTATCAAAGCCCTGCTGCCCCTGCTGCCGGCTGAGCTGCTGCTGGAAGTAGAAACCTACACCTGGGACGTGCTGCCCGCCGCGCTGCGCGGTGAGCCCCTCACCCAGGCGATCATCCGCGAGCTGCAATGGCTGAAGGAACACTGTGATGCA